From a single Osmerus eperlanus chromosome 8, fOsmEpe2.1, whole genome shotgun sequence genomic region:
- the si:dkeyp-55f12.3 gene encoding uncharacterized protein si:dkeyp-55f12.3 produces MELRGELKYRDGRKKELLIKTENSLPSLIVGIKKLNAEVSVLLTELVVQEKLNGGSDDQGDFEADDDGENDSDDEEEDTKIVIKAPVSEPPAKRSKSLRT; encoded by the exons ATGGAGCTACGGGGGGAGCTCAAATATAGAGacggaagaaagaaagaattatTAATAAAAACAGAAAATAGTTTACCCTCATTGATAGTGGGGATAAAGAAATTGAACGCCGAGGTATCGGTGCTTCTTACCGAGCTAGTTGTGCAAGAAAAACTTAACGGGGGCAGTGACGACCAGGGAGATTTTGAAGCTGATGATG ATGGAGAGAATGACAGTGACGACGAGGAGGAAGACACAAAAATTGTGATCAAGGCTCCTGTGTCAGAACCTCCAGCAAAACGATCTAAAAGCCTGAGAACATAA